tattgaatttGAAGTGAGAAATGCCGCCAAAAACTAGTGGAAAAGCAGCCAAGAAGGCTGGCAAGGCTCAAAAGAACATCACCAAGAatgacaaaaagaagaagcgcAAGCGTAAGGAGAGCTATGCTATTTACATTTACAAAGTGTTAAAGCAAGTCCACCCAGACACTGGTATTTCTTCAAAAGCAATGAGCATAATGAATAGCTTTGTAAACGATATTTTTGAACGTATTGCTGCTGAGGCCTCCCGCTTGGCCCACTATAATAAGAGGTCGACCATCACCAGTCGCGAAATCCAAACGGCTGTTCGTTTGCTTTTGCCGGGTGAGCTTGCTAAGCACGCTGTTAGTGAGGGAACAAAAGCTGTCACCAAGTATACCAGCTCAAAATAAATGTCCCTAGCTTAAACACACGCTtcctattaaaaaaaaggccCTTTTCAGGGCcacaattttatattaaaaaagaattaagatatttttaatgGATATTGCAAAATACATGCAGCCAGTGGTAATGTGGATAAAAatcattgttgttatttttattttaaccatTTCTGTTTATTGCAAGGCTAAACTGAAAAAATAAATGCACCTacattaaatcaaaaagaCTCGTACAATATTAATATCTGTGTATGTTgctaatatatacatacgtatgtatgaatgtatgtaaattacatatttgtaatttttagaaaatttgatttttttttctcttgttatATGGAATTGTAGCCCTGAGAAGGGCtgtgtttaaataaaattgtagaTTTTCGTATTCGATatctaaaattttttcaatattacgATTGCAATAAAGTATTAATTATTTACTTCTTGCTAGCAGTTGTCTTGGCTTTTGGCTTCTTGAGGGTAGCAGGAGTGCAAGACCCAGGCAGTTTAATGGCACGCTCCGGACAGGGTCCAGCCAAAAACTGTGCGCATCGCAATCGGCCGCCCGCCAACCCCAGGTAGACTCCCTTCTAGCATGACCTCCGTGATCACATCCGCGCCCAGGACCAGAGACACTGACGACGGTCGGTAGAACGTCTCATCCGCCAGGACGATGCCCTCAAACTTTTTGGCGATCTGTGGGTCCACCGGAGCGCTTGGAGTGCGGCAGCACAAGCCATCGACCACCTTCAGGATCGCCTCCAATCGCCATCCTTCACTGATTGGGGACCGGATCACTGCTGCCACCGCTTTCTCTGCCCCTATATTGACGGCTGTCAACTTGAAGGCCGTGGCCAATGACGTCGCCATCGACGATACCGCAGAACAAGGGTCCACCAGGGCCTTCACGTCGAAGGTTTTTCCCTCCGTCTCAATGCGCACCATCGCCGTGGGCATCAGATGCGGATTGCGGTGCTGCAGCAGTGTGGTCAAGGTCAGTTTCGGATCGGAGGCTGGCGTTGGCGCGACCCTTCGTCTGGAGGACTCGGGGGTGACTCGGCGTACGACGGAGCTTGGAGTGCGTCGACGTGGCTGTTCATGGAAGTGAAGCAGCGTGTGGTGATCCTCCTCACAGATTCGGCACTTATCACCGCTTAAGCAGCTTCCTCCGGAATGTTGGTGGGCCAGGCAATTGGCGCAGTACTTATTCGCCAGCACTGCCCTCATCCTCTTCTCCACGTTCAGCCGCAGGAAGCGACGGCATCGCTTCAGAGGATGGATTCCGCGACAGACTCGGCAACGGAAGGACTCAGTTCCTCGCGAACATCTGCGCTCCTCTTTCGATGCCTGTACTGAACGCGGTCTCGGAGCCATGGAAACGGGATCTAGGTTGACGAATATCAGGAAGCTGCCGGGACAAATAATGAAGAAAGCGGATTAATGTAGGACGATAAAACACATATTACTACTGGCAGCTCGGCCCTTCTTCCTTGGGAGGAAGGACCAAGTGCTGGACGCTACTGTAGTTTTACGTAATGGgtttgaattctttcttcTGGAGGAAGAAAGATCAACTTTGCGACGGGACGCTTCACAATACCGCGAGCGGTAAGCAGTTCGACGACGCGGACATTGCCGTCACTGCCAGGGTGTGTCTGGTGGATTCGCCCGAGACGCCATTCATTAAATGGAAGATTGTCGTCTTTGAGTACCACCagatcgcccacttcaagatttttagaAGGGAATCGCCACTTATTGCGCTTATGTAGCTCCTTCAGATACTCGTCTTTCCATCGGGTGCAGAAATGCTGACTCACGGCCTTCAGACGCTGCCACCGGTTAATGATAGACGGTACCTGATCCTTGATTTCAGGTTCCGTCACGGATAGCAATGGACCGCCAACTAGGAAATGGCCTGGGGTCAAAGCTAAAGAGTCGGTGGGGTCTTCAGACATAGGAGAAATCGGCCGCGAGTTCAAACACGCCTCTACCTTAGCCAGCAGCGTAGAGAACTCTTCAAAAGTATACCTTTGGTTGGAAGTGGCCTTGTAgaacagagttttaaaactcttaactccagcctcccacaaCCCTCCCATGTGTGGTGCCCCGGGAGGGATGAAATGCCAGGACAGATTCTGATGGCTGTAGTGGGATAATATTTTCTGCTGGGTAGAATttaggaaatctttttcaagcACTCTGGATGCACCTACGAAGTTTTTCCCGTTGTCGGACTGCACTTGCTGGGGACACCCTCGCCTCGATACAAAGCGAGCGAATGCTGCCAGAAATGCTTCGGTACTCAAATCCGAAGTTGCCTCAAGGTGAATGGCTTTggtggaaaagcaaacaaagacacacacatatcccttTGATATGCGGCAAGCGCGGCCGGTGAAACTCTTGATGTCGAAAGGACCTGCAAAATCTATACCGGTGGTCGTGAAAGGACGTGCGAAAGTAGTTCGCTGGGCCGGAAGGGTGCCCATTAGCTGTGATTGCAGCCTTCTTTTATAAATCACACAGACTTTGCATGAATTGACCACCGATTTTACTAGATTCCGCAGTCTTGGAATCCAGTATCTCTGTCGGATGAGACGGACTACCAGTTGGCTGCCCCCATGGAGAGAGATCTGATGCGTGAAAAGCACCAACAGCCGGGACAACGGACTTACTACTGGCAACAGAATGGGGTTACGCTCATCGTAACTAAGGGCCGCTGCTTGTTGCACGCGCCCACATGCTCGGATCACACCTGATGCGTCAATGAAAGGATTCAAATTGAGAATGGTGCTAGACGTGGGCAGAGATTTCTTCTGCTGTAGACACCGATGTTCCGTCGGAAAGTAATCACGCTGAGTGACTCGGATCAACGCCTGGAGTACTTGATTGATCTCGCTAGAGGTCACCTCCCCGGAGTAATCGTTTGGCAGTTTACGACACCTTCTGCCGAAACGGATCACATATGCTATCACTCGTAAGGCACGTGCCAGATTGGAAAAACGAGATAATATCTCGTTGGCTGGCTTAGCGATCGCGACGTGGACCTTCACTACCCGCTTCTCCAAGGCAGTGTCTAGTGGGAGTGGTGTCGCTCGCTGCCAGGACTCTTGTGGTTCCCGTAGCCATGGTGGGCCGTGCCACCACAAATCCTTGTGTACCAATTCCTGCGCACTCAGGCCGCGGCTAGGGAGATCTGCTGGGTTGTCCTCTGAACGAACGTGATTCCATGGGGCGTCATTTGTTGCCGTCACAATCTTTGCTACCCGATTTGCGACAAACGTTGTCCATGTGCAGGGTGGCTTGTTTAACCACGACAGTACGACGGTGGAATctgaccaataaaaagccTCCGCATTATCAACTGGAAGTTGCGGAAGAACTGCAGCTGCCAGTTCCGCTAAAAGTGTAGCTCCGCATAATTCAAGGCGGGGCAATGAAACCGTTTTAACCGGGGCGACTCTAGATTTCGCTGCAAGAAGGCAGCATGATATGCCTTGGTCATTGCTAACGCGCACGTAAATTGCGGCACCATAAGCCCGCTGTGACGCATcgcaaaaacaatggaattggaTGTCGGAATTTGGGTCATGAAGAACCCATCGTGGAATTCGGATCTGGTCAAGGAAGGAGTAGCTCTTTGTAAAATCCTGCCACCTGTGATGGAGTTCACTGGGCAATTGATCATCCCACCCTAGCTCTTGTAACCAGagctcttgcataaacaccttggcttgaatcacaaagggagccagccagccagcgggatcgaatagcttggcgatctgcccgaggacttctcgcttagtataagctgacttgacatcttggggtgagatgacaaaataaaactcatccgtAGTCGCTTTCCATCGGATTCCCAGTGTTTTCGCTGTGCTGGCCTCTTCGATGTCGAGGAAATCAGCATTCAGTAAATGACTCTTTGGAATACAACTGAGCACGCTCTTCACATTCGATGTCCACTTGCG
The Drosophila willistoni isolate 14030-0811.24 unplaced genomic scaffold, UCI_dwil_1.1 Seg863, whole genome shotgun sequence genome window above contains:
- the LOC124462051 gene encoding histone H2B; translation: MPPKTSGKAAKKAGKAQKNITKNDKKKKRKRKESYAIYIYKVLKQVHPDTGISSKAMSIMNSFVNDIFERIAAEASRLAHYNKRSTITSREIQTAVRLLLPGELAKHAVSEGTKAVTKYTSSK
- the LOC124462038 gene encoding uncharacterized protein LOC124462038, with product MAPRPRSVQASKEERRCSRGTESFRCRVCRGIHPLKRCRRFLRLNVEKRMRAVLANKYCANCLAHQHSGGSCLSGDKCRICEEDHHTLLHFHEQPRRRTPSSVVRRVTPESSRRRVAPTPASDPKLTLTTLLQHRNPHLMPTAMVRIETEGKTFDVKALVDPCSAVSSMATSLATAFKLTAVNIGAEKAVAAVIRSPISEGWRLEAILKVVDGLCCRTPSAPVDPQIAKKFEGIVLADETFYRPSSVSLVLGADVITEVMLEGSLPGVGGRPIAMRTVFGWTLSGACH